A window of Chanodichthys erythropterus isolate Z2021 chromosome 16, ASM2448905v1, whole genome shotgun sequence genomic DNA:
GGCAAAACCGTGGCAAAAGTTgtgcgttttaaaatgaaaaggcACTAGTGTAAACGGAGCCTTAATCAGGGGTGTCCAGTCCTGCTCCTGGCGGGTCCTACAGAGTTCAGctcaaccccaattaaacacacccgAACCTGCTAATCAAGCTCTTACTAGAAACttatagacaggtgtgttgaggaaagttgaagctaaactctgcaggactgagtttggacacccctggattAAATACACAGAGTAATCAAAGTAAAACAGAACAGGTGCAGGAGCTAATtgtatttgtattgtattgtattgtatttatttatttatagagcaCTTTCCAGGCTATTCTGTAGctccaaagtgctgtacattgTAAGCAAAATCAatgattaaaatacaaaaaaaaatcaaacaacacaacaaaacacatcATCATCAATAATAGTCCTCAAGAATAAATACTCCTGTGTAAAGTTAAAATGCCAGAGAAAGCAGATGTAATTTTAAATGACTCTTGAAGATACCTAATGTAGGGGGCGATCTAATCTCGAAAGGAAGCTTATTCCATAATCTTGGACCAGTGACAGCAAAAGCGCGGTCTCCCTTGGATTTAAGACGTACTCTTGGGATCactaataaaagtttttttaaggATCTCAGCATTAAATGTGATTTATATGGCTTAATGAGCTCCACCAAATATCCAGGCGCCGTTCCATGTAATGCCTTAAAGACATGCGTCAAGACCTTGAATTGGATCCTGTAATACACTGGTAACCAGCCTAATGAAGACAACAGCGGAGTAATGGGATCCGTATGCTCAGCCTTCATAAGCATTCTATCCATGGCATTTTGTAAGTTGCAGACGTGTAACATAAATCTGACAGGTTCcagaataaataacattacagtaatctaTCCGGGAGAAGATAAAAGCATGGATGACTATGGAGTGTAGCACAAGAATCAGTACAATTAGGTTTTAGAGGCAAATAGATCTGCGTGTCATCCACATATAATTGATACGAGAtaccatattttttaaaaattaatccCAATGGAAgcatatatattaaaaacaaaatagggCCCAAAATGAACCCCTGGGGAACCCCACTAGTAAGATGTTCTGGATGTGACGAGAAATTACCAACCTTCACTATAAAAGATCTTTGCTCTAAGTAAGAAGCAAACCATGAGTGAACCTTACCTTGTATTCCAACAAACTGCTTTAACCGGTTCAAGAGAATCAAATGATCAATGGTATCAAATGCTGCAGAGAGATCCAAAAGTATTAAAGCAGCATGGTTCCCTGTATCACTTCAGAGCAACAGATCATTCACTACCCTTAAGAGTGCTGACTCAGTACTGTGTCTACATCTAAAGCCTGATTGGAATTTATCTAAAATATTCTGCTTAGTTAAGAAAGTAGTTAATTGTCTAAATACTACTTTCTCTAAAATCTTGGGTAAAATGGGAAGTTTTGATATAGGACGATAGTTTTTCAGGTCGTAGACATCCAGATTGTCTTTCTTCAAGAGCAGCTTAATAATAGCTTGCTTTAGACAGGGTGGAATGACCCCATTATAAAGACTACTATTAATAATTGATAAAATATTCAGACTGATAATATCAAGGCCATCCTTTAATATTCATGCAGGGACAGTGTCACTGGGACAGAACGcttcaaatgaaaaataatatcaTGAATTTCCAAGAGTGACAGTTTCAAACTGACTAAAACAGAATCCTATTGTGTCCATTACACTCAATTTAGTGGCAGGAGTACCAATACTGGCTCTAATCCCATTAATCTTCTCCACAAAAAAATTGGTGGAGAATGAAGTCCAACATTCCAAGAAACTCTTATACTAAAGGTTTTCCTGGGCAACAAACGTGAACATTAAAATCTCCAACAATTAAAATCGAATCAGACATAGAAATAATATGAGAGAGGAGTTCCTAGGTGAGCTAAAAAAATCACATGTGGTTGGAGTTACTTCCATAATAGGTGTGAGATCCACTGCGTTCATCCATGTTTCCACAATAAACATAAGGTCCAAATCATCTGATGTATAAAAGTAATTTAAGATGAATGTCTTATTTGTAAGGGATCTGGAATTGACTAACGCCATCCTTACCAAAGCATTTCTGATCGTCACACATGTACCACCATGTCTTCCTTCCTAAAGTAGCGCAAATTGTCCAGATTCGGGCCACTCTTGCGATAGAACAATCTTGGGAGAGAGAGCCTAGGGCGAGCACACAACTCCTCTGGATAAACCGCATGAAGACATGAGAATCGCACATCACCCATCCTCAAGGCCGAAGCAATCTGAGATATCCTTATTTAAGCAGACACACCTGCTCTACATCCGCGCTTCCTTCTGCGTTTCTTCCTTCCACCAGCATTCTCCTCCAATCGAATTATCTCGGTCGGTAGCAGTCTTGCAAGCCAGGGACGAATATGCCATTTATCTGTGCCAGAGAGACTAGATACAAGTGTTTGAATATGAAGTAGCGTTTGCCGATCATAAGTCCTGAGGTCCTGAGAGGCTGGCTACGTTGAGGAAGAGAACAAACgactaacaataaaaacaataaaacacatgGAGCACACAGACAAAGACGAACAGCCAACACACCAGCAGGCGCCATCTTTTTGAATTAACAATCAAGGACACTAACTAGGGAACACACACAGGCAGCAACACCAtgataataaaacacaaaaaaactgaCACAAACAGATTATTCTAAAATCTTACAGTTATACTGGACTAATAGTACTTTTTCACTAAATCGTCTTTTATTAAGCAAAATGTGTGTTTAGAGATTGTAAATTAAAAGATTATAagattataaattataaactaTTGTGGAGTGAGGACAGATCCAGACTTGGATTGTAACTAATATCCTCAAACGCTCCTGTCTTGGTTTGTTCGTTTATATCATTAAGTTTCCATGGTTTTGCTGGTTTATTAGTGACTGTATGGCATTTATTCATGATTAATTTATTCATGATTCATTTAACTCAGACATGAACTGAACATGGATTGAAGtcattttctctttctgtcttcagtctgagtgaatgcagtattacagaggAACAGTGTGTCAtcctgacttcagctctgaaatcaaacccgtcacacctgagagagctgaaccTGAGCTGGAATAAACTAGGAAACACAGGAGTGAAGCACCTATGTGATGTACTGAAGGTTTCACACTGTAAACTGGAGAGATTGAGGTCAGTAACATTCACATACTAGAATCAAAATGCTGAAAATCACTTCAACAGTTTAAACTAAAACACTTTATACTCAATATCTCACAATGGGTCTGAGTTCACATTATATTTGTGTAAAATTTTTCACCTTAATGATTTGTGATCTACTGAAATAAAGATGATCTCTCTTCCTGTTTTATTTACAGAATaaagatttttcttttctttcatctTATTTTctgctcgctctctctctctctctctctctctctttctaacagtgttaattttgacagcaaattttgatttagttttagtcatagtcttttgactaaaatgccatttagttttagtcatattttagtcatcggaaattgttttagttttagtctagttttagtcgactaaatatcataagattttagtcgactaaatctacagtagaattagtcgactaaaatctaatttagttaaattgtaatgcattaagcatttctctaacaatacaCAGATCCTATACACTGATATAGGCACATCTGATAttccccaaactgtttatgttcacccaaCTGTACTTTGCTCACCAAAGCGGATGGTTTttgaccgttcaagtgcaaaaacacgtgaaagagcaaaattcagtacttttcagggattgacacacttatcattgaggtaGGCTACTATTAtagattacatttaaaaaaatttattagatttgatttttagtttttcctgctttcattgtaattttagttaaaagttttagtaattttttgtgtttatgtcttttagtttttgctttgtCTATGCAAATGtctataactttttattttttgtttattttaatacctcgggttaagctaaagcttagaaactattaagtttacatttttataagtttacatttttatatatttatcttttatttcagttaatgtttatttcaagtaatgaagatttctttggttttaggtttagttaacaataataacccttatacttgtaaaatatattgaataatgtgtcaaataatgttcttattctttccttcctgtgacagaagatacagtagtttactatgaattaaacagaaattaaattaaatacagtttattgtttaaacaaaataacaataatgaccaggaaaaaaataataattataaaccatcccgatatacaccgtgactcttattctgaaatgtctgcagtctgcactgtagcaggctgctcatgagggagataaaatatgcattcttacaaccgtttaaaacatgctaccatataaacatcgtgtagtaaacattgtcataattcatcaacattagcttataagcaatcgcttggcataaatgtgcgctattcattAATTGCGCAGCAGTCAGATGTGCTGCTGCTGCACGAGCCTGTAGAGCGCGCAACAGCGCCGCGTTTCCCGCGGTTAGATCAGCACATTACAGttcaaatgtgcgcatcttccacacaggacagcagttctgactggatatcttcccaaatcgtccctctctttcattttcgtctcgtttttattcgttgacgaaaattagagtagattttagtcatagttttagtcattcaaaacccatttttatttaatcatcgtctcgttttcgtccgtgaaaaaatgtcgttgacgaaaattatgacgaaaattatttgtcaacgaaattaacactgctttctAATGCAGTTTAAGCTGCTGTGATATGACAGATGAAGGTTGTTCTGctctgacttcagctctgaaatcaaacccgtcacacctgagagagctgaaccTGAGAGGGTATAAACTAGGAGACTCTGGAGTGAAAAACCTCTGTGATCTGCTGATGAACCCACAATTCAAGCTGGAGAAACTACAGTTAGTATCATTAtactgtatttactgtatttagtttattttaagtcAACAGGACACAAGTCACATCATTTGTAGCGCTGCATCTCCATCTGAGAAAGATTCATGAATGTATTAGTTAACAGGTTTGTATGTGTATCAGTAGAAAGAGCATTAAACcttgaagcattttaaacttTGTGGCtataaaatgtttcaaatgcTGAAATCTTGACAATGGTACTTTCGTACTAATGGTGCTTTTCACTAACACTTCTTTTATTAAGTAAAATGTGTGTTTAGAGATTGTAAATTATATTCTAAAATGACTTAGTAATGGATTCATGTTCAAGATtttctttcattaaaaatgtgaaaatagaCCATTTTAATGTTAACTTTTCTAATGTTTCTATATTGATCCTATATATTAATCGGCAATGATAAATTCACTTATTTGTGGAGTGAGGACTGATCCAGACTTGGATTGTGATTAGTGTCCTCAAATGCTCCTGTCTTGGTTTGTTCGTTTATATCATtaagttttcatgtttttgctgGTTTATTAGTGACAGTATGGCATTTATTCATGATTCATTTAACTCACACATGAACTGAACATGGATTCGAGtcattttctctttctgtcttcagtctgagtggatgcagtattacagagaaacagtgtgtcatcctgacttcagctctgaaatcaaacccatcacacctgagagagctgaaccTGAGCAGGAATGAACTAGGAAACACAGGAGTGAAGCACCTATGTGACGTACTGAAGGATTCACACTGTAAACTGGAGACATTGAGGTCAGTAACATACAAGAATTAAAATGATGAAAATCACTTCAACAGTTTAAACTAAAACACTTTATACTCAATATCTCACAATGAGTCTGAGTTCATATTATATTTGAGTAAAAATCTTCACATTAGTATTTTGTGATCTACTGAAATAAAGATGATGATCTCTCTTCCTCTGTTTTATTTGCTTATGATGATGATGTGACTACAGAATAAAGAGTCTTATTTtctgctctctttctctctctctaatgtAGGTTAAGCTGCTGTTCTATGACAGAAGAAGGTTGTTCTGctctgacttcagctctgaaatcaaacccgtcacacctgagagagctaaACCTGATCAATAATAAACTAGGAGACTCTGGAGTGAAAAACCTCAGTGATCTACTGATGAACCCACAATTCAAGCTGGAGAAACTAGAGTTAGTATCATTATATtgtatttactatttagtttattttaagtcAACAGGACACAAGTTACATCATTTGTAGTGCTGCATCTCCATCTGAAGAAAGATTCAGAAATGTGTTAATTAACAGAATTAAACcttgaagcattttaaacttTGTGGCtataaaatgtttcaaatgcTGAAATCTGACAAATCTTTGCTgtgaaacaagacaaaaataaaaacagactaaaaaacattgtaacaaatgGTCAGGAAGGGCAGGTtgtaatgaagctcatggtggAGGTACAATAACACTGTCAGGATTTTAGTGGCAGTAATGATGCACAAAATGAAGGAGATCCTCAGGAAGACTTTTAATATCACTCAAAACACAAAACAGGAGAATATATAACcatattaaccctctggagtctgaggctgatttggggcctggagaagttttgacatgccctgacatttgtgcttttttcagttgttcataaacatattaatgacacaagtgtcattacactgtattcagcacaaactaagCTAGCATAATAtgtaaggaacatgtatgtacatgtttgtgtttttgaagcaataacatttatgcgtggttattgaaaaaacaaaaaacttaagtcactgaaataaggccaaaaaagtatattaaatctgtgttcacaagacttctgggtattggaggttgtagactagagtttttgcttcaaaattctgtaaaaattatcctgcctactccttcatataaaacaatatattgatgtagtttttgtaagacactttttgtcaagaaacacagtatgcatggaggcgtgaatcatcatgaataatgggtgattctcacctgagaagacaaaagaaatgACTTTGTTACGAACCCCACTTTTAAAAAGCTCGCTAGGGAAGGGGGTAAGCAACATAAAAGGACACGCAAGACAAAGAGAAACAATTTATCCGTTTATTAATGCCTCAGCACTCGCGTATCACAGGCAACTGTTCAGGTAGTATAGAACCAGCGCTCTGATACAACGAACATGACATAAACACACAgatcaacaaaataaaacaaaaatgaaacaacaaacaaaccacTTAATAACAACAGCGGGCCATCAGGACGCACACAGAACTCGTCGGAAAGAAGCTGGCTGTCCGCGTCAGCTTACCGCACGAGCCCTCTCTCTTAAGTGTGCGCCACGCTCACGTAGAGCTAAAGACAGTGGCAGTGGCGGCTACACGACAGGTGTTTTAGTCATTGGGGGTTCCCAAGTGCGCACCACGCTCACATAAAGCCAAAGACAGTGGCAGTGGCGGCCTGGCGACTGGAGTTGAAGTCGTTCTAATTTCTCAAACGTACACCATGCTCACATAGAGCTAAAGACAGCGGCAGTGGTGACCTGGCGACTGAAGTTATGATGGAAGCAGCACAAGTTCGACACTCAACAGCACACCCTTCACATCCACACTCTCTCCTCTTATAACCAGCCCAGCGTGTTGTAAATTAATGGGCCGCAGGTGCACAGGGGCAGAGCTTACCCTCGGGAGAAGAGAAAGACCAAAattaatacaaagaaaaaatacacaccacactaaacaaataaatacaacggCTTGGACCGTAACACTTCCCCCCCTGAAAACAGAAACAGATTTCAGATTTTCTCCTTATCTCCTGTTGGAGAaacaaggggaaaaaaaactgtttCTGAACAAAAAAGATAAACACTAGCCCCGTGAAAACACGTCGGCGACCACATTCTCAGACCCCTTTTTATGACGGATCTCTAGATTATACGGCTGCACCATTAGTGTCCATCTCATCAAGCGCTGGTTGTGATTGTACATCTTGCTGAGGAAGACTAGCAGATTATGATCCGTATAAACTATAACAGGGAAAATACTGGCTCCAACGTAAACATAAAAATGCTGCAATGCCAGTAAGAGTGCTAACGTCTCTTTCTCGATTGTCGAGTAATTAAGCTGATGACAGTTGAACTTAGCCGAGAAGTAGGACACTGGATGAGCTATTCCGTCAGCACCCTCTTGTAAAAGAACAGCTCCCGCTCCGACAGCGCTGGCATCCACCTCCAGCTGGAATGCCCGAGACCCATCCGGAGCCGAGAGAACAGGAGCACTACAAAGGAGAGATTTTGCAGACAAAATGCCTGTTGGCAGTCATTAGTCCAACTAAAATCAACTTTGGTACTACACAATCGAGTTAATGGAGCGACAACGCTCGAGAAGTTCTTGCAGAAACACCAGTAATATCCTACCATTCCAAGAAATCTACGCAGCTCTCGCCTCGTAGTAGGAACCGGATACTCAAGAACAGCAGCTACTTTCACATGCAAGGGCCGAACCTGCCCATTTCCTACCTGTTTCCCTAGGTATGTGACAGAAGCTTTAGCGAGTTCGCATTTTTTAAGGTTCAACGTAAGAGATGCAGCGGATAAGCGATGAAATACATCGTGCAAAGTCGACAAATGTTCAGCCCAGGTGGATGAATAGCTGACTACATCATCCAAATAGACGTTACATTTAGGCACTCCACCCAAAACCATGGACATCAAACGTTGAAACGTCGCCGGTGCGTTTCGCAGGCCGAAAGCCATCCGTGTGTATTGAAGAAAAGAATCTGGAGTAACGAACGCGGAGATCTCAGAAGCGCGTTCGGTTAGAGGCACCTGCCAATAACCTTTTAATAGATCTAGTTTTGTGATATATTTCGCTACTCCAAGATTATCAAAACAGTCATCGATGCGCGGCAACGGAAAAGCATCAGGCACAGTGACGGAGTTAACCTTACTGAAGTCGGTGCAAAAACGGACGGACCCATCAGATTTTGGCACTAAAATGCATGGCGAGCTCCAAGGACTGGTACTCGGAACGGCAAAACCATTTTGCAGAAGATACGTTACCTCACGTTTCATTTCTTCCCGTTTACTTACCGGACAACGATATGCATGTTGCTTAATGGGTGATACATTACCAACATTGATATCATGCGCAATAACATTAGTACCCGGAGGGACATCATTAAGCAAGTTTGGGAAACTATCTAACAGTTTCTTTATGTCCTGCTGCTGTTCACTGGACAAGTAAGAAAGTTGGGACTGAAGAGATGACAAAACTTCTGAGTTTCTCAAACTACCACCCCTTACGACCTCATTGGAAACCTCCAATCCATCATCCACAACATCTGTAGGCAGAGTACGAGTGAGTAACGAAACGCTCTCCCTGGACTCAATCACTGGCTTAAGGAAACGTCAATGGAAACATCAGCAGTCTCGTCCTTAACAGCACGGCACAAATATGGCTTTAACATATTTACATGACACAAGCGAGTTTTTCGCCTTCGCTCAGGAGTATGGATTACATAATCCGTCTCACCTACCTTGCTTTTAATAACATAAGGACCTGAGAACCTCGCCGCAAAAGCAGAACCAGGAGTAGGAATTAATACTAAAACTTTTTCTCCTGGTAGGAAATTACGCATAACTGCCTTTTGATCAAAGCAGCGCTTCATATTCTTCTGTGACAGAGCAAGAGCTTCCTTGGCTGCAGTACAAGCTGTGCGTAAACGTTCACGAATACGAGAGACAAGGTCGATTACATTAATCTTCTCAGAAGGACAAAATTGACACATCAGCACCCAAGTCAAAGTAAACATGTGAACCCTGCGACACTTTAGCATCATCCAAAGATTCTAGAGCTGCATCATTCCCCAGAATTTCAGAGAAAACAGAGTCACTGAGGTTAGTATCTTGAACGTCACGTTTTGCTTGTGCTC
This region includes:
- the LOC137003848 gene encoding ribonuclease inhibitor-like encodes the protein MNPQFKLEKLHLSECSITEEQCVILTSALKSNPSHLRELNLSWNKLGNTGVKHLCDVLKVSHCKLERLSLSCCDMTDEGCSALTSALKSNPSHLRELNLRGYKLGDSGVKNLCDLLMNPQFKLEKLHLSGCSITEKQCVILTSALKSNPSHLRELNLSRNELGNTGVKHLCDVLKDSHCKLETLRLSCCSMTEEGCSALTSALKSNPSHLRELNLINNKLGDSGVKNLSDLLMNPQFKLEKLEAKDSGSGDLATEVMMEAAQVRHSTAHPSHPHSLLL